The following proteins come from a genomic window of Pyxidicoccus sp. MSG2:
- a CDS encoding ABC transporter substrate-binding protein, with product MGRRNATVLALGLAVLAVAVGACRRASEGAGAPAGRTRLVFKYQPLWGAPEPFRELLARFERENPGVELVTEALPNSSDLAHQFFLTSLEGGAEDFDVLVADVVWVPEFARAGWIADLSEYFPPERLRADFFPGPVEAVVVEGRTYAVPWYLDVGVLYYRKDLVPRAPRTYEELQRFAREAMAKAPGVQGYVWQGRQYEGLSCNVYEALWGHGGEALGEGGRVLLDSGPAREALEYLRGLVESGVSPETVTGFSEEEARRVFQEGRAVFMRNWPYAWSEAQKPDSPIRGKVGIAPLPTVSGEPGWGTLGGWQLAVNAHVSPERRRLAAKLIAHLTSPEANLVLALNYARNPPRPSVYEDPRLRAADPFIANLKEMVERSRPRPVTPYYNLIADVLQSEFSAAVAGLRTPEEALKRAQKQVDHLTGVGE from the coding sequence ATGGGACGACGCAATGCCACCGTGCTCGCGCTGGGCCTCGCCGTGCTGGCCGTGGCGGTGGGGGCGTGTCGGCGTGCGTCAGAGGGGGCGGGCGCGCCGGCGGGCCGCACGCGGCTCGTCTTCAAGTACCAGCCGCTGTGGGGCGCGCCGGAGCCGTTCCGTGAATTGCTGGCGCGCTTCGAGCGGGAGAACCCGGGAGTGGAGCTCGTCACCGAGGCGCTGCCCAATTCCTCGGACCTGGCGCACCAGTTCTTCCTGACTTCACTGGAAGGCGGAGCGGAGGACTTCGACGTGCTGGTGGCAGACGTTGTCTGGGTTCCCGAGTTTGCCCGTGCTGGGTGGATTGCAGACCTGTCCGAGTACTTCCCGCCCGAGCGCCTGCGCGCGGACTTCTTCCCCGGCCCGGTGGAGGCGGTGGTGGTGGAGGGGCGCACGTACGCGGTGCCCTGGTACCTGGACGTGGGCGTCCTCTATTACCGCAAGGACCTGGTGCCGCGAGCGCCGCGCACGTACGAGGAGCTGCAACGGTTTGCGCGCGAGGCGATGGCGAAGGCGCCCGGAGTGCAGGGCTACGTGTGGCAGGGGCGGCAGTACGAGGGCCTGAGCTGCAACGTGTACGAGGCGCTCTGGGGGCACGGGGGCGAGGCGCTGGGGGAGGGCGGGCGCGTGCTGCTGGACTCGGGGCCCGCGCGCGAGGCGCTCGAGTACCTGCGCGGGCTGGTGGAGAGCGGGGTGTCGCCGGAGACGGTGACGGGGTTCTCCGAGGAGGAGGCGCGGCGCGTGTTCCAGGAGGGGCGCGCGGTGTTCATGCGCAACTGGCCGTATGCGTGGAGCGAGGCGCAGAAGCCGGACTCGCCCATTCGCGGGAAGGTGGGCATCGCGCCATTGCCGACGGTGAGCGGCGAGCCGGGGTGGGGGACGCTGGGAGGGTGGCAGCTCGCGGTGAATGCGCACGTGTCGCCGGAGCGCAGGAGGCTGGCGGCGAAGCTGATTGCGCACCTGACGTCGCCGGAGGCGAACCTGGTGCTGGCGCTGAACTACGCGCGCAACCCGCCGAGGCCGTCTGTGTATGAGGACCCGCGCCTGCGCGCGGCGGACCCGTTCATCGCCAACTTGAAGGAGATGGTGGAGCGCTCGCGGCCGAGGCCGGTGACGCCGTACTACAACCTGATTGCAGACGTGCTGCAGAGCGAGTTCTCCGCGGCGGTGGCGGGGTTGCGGACGCCGGAAGAGGCACTGAAGCGCGCGCAGAAGCAGGTGGACCATCTGACGGGGGTGGGGGAGTGA
- a CDS encoding carbohydrate ABC transporter permease, translated as MSGGGSLARERRQAYLLVAPAVVVLAGVALYPILAAVWLSLHRFILVFGERRFTGLDNYAFLLSDARFWSALGNTAYFTLVAVTVELLLAVPLALLLNRAFPGRGLLRASVLVPWAIPTVVSARLWAWMFNPEYGVINRMLPGSDINWLGAPGYALHAAILVDVWKTTPFVALLVLAGLQGIGEDLYKAARVDGASNWRMFRSITLPLLKPALLLALLFRSLDAFRVFDAIYVLTEGGPANTTETLSIYAYKTLMRSGDFGYGSALSVATFLCVVVLAAVWLRLLGREEGAR; from the coding sequence GTGAGCGGCGGCGGCTCGCTGGCGCGGGAGCGGCGGCAGGCGTACCTGCTGGTGGCTCCGGCGGTGGTGGTGCTGGCGGGCGTGGCGCTGTACCCCATCCTGGCGGCGGTGTGGCTGAGCCTGCACCGCTTCATCCTCGTGTTCGGCGAGCGGCGCTTCACCGGGTTGGACAACTACGCCTTCCTGCTGAGTGACGCGCGCTTCTGGTCGGCGCTGGGGAACACGGCGTACTTCACGCTGGTGGCGGTGACGGTGGAGTTGCTGCTGGCGGTGCCGCTGGCGCTGCTGCTCAACCGGGCCTTCCCGGGGCGGGGACTGCTGCGGGCGTCGGTGCTGGTTCCGTGGGCCATTCCCACCGTGGTGAGCGCGAGGCTCTGGGCGTGGATGTTCAACCCCGAGTACGGCGTCATCAACCGCATGCTGCCGGGGAGTGACATCAACTGGCTGGGAGCGCCGGGGTACGCGCTGCACGCGGCCATCCTGGTGGACGTGTGGAAGACGACGCCCTTCGTGGCACTGCTGGTGCTCGCGGGGCTGCAAGGGATTGGCGAGGACCTCTACAAGGCGGCCCGGGTGGACGGCGCGTCGAACTGGCGGATGTTCCGGTCGATTACGCTGCCGCTCTTGAAGCCGGCGCTGCTCTTGGCGCTGCTGTTCCGCTCGCTGGATGCGTTCCGGGTGTTCGACGCGATTTATGTGCTCACGGAGGGCGGGCCGGCGAACACGACGGAGACGCTGAGCATCTACGCGTACAAGACGCTGATGCGCTCGGGAGACTTCGGGTACGGGAGCGCGCTGTCGGTGGCGACGTTCCTGTGTGTGGTGGTGCTGGCGGCGGTGTGGCTGCGGCTGTTGGGCCGCGAGGAGGGAGCGCGATGA
- a CDS encoding carbohydrate ABC transporter permease yields MKRPGLGTALAVVAFLTFFLGPFFWQVLTSLWPDGELTRPWPSHLTVDSYVSVLWGRPFLRVVANSLLVAALTTGFCLTMGAAAAFALAKLEFRGRGLLLSAALAVSMFPPIATVSPLYLILRAAGLRDSLIGLALPYATFALPLTLWVLTSFFRQLPDELYRAARVDGCTPFQAFRRVLLPLAAPGLATTAILVFIFAWNEFLYALTFLSTPEKRTVPVAISLFASEYREPWGEIAAASVVATLPLVVLTVLFQRRIVSGLTAGAVKE; encoded by the coding sequence ATGAAGCGGCCGGGGCTGGGCACGGCGCTGGCGGTGGTGGCGTTCCTCACGTTCTTCCTGGGGCCGTTCTTCTGGCAGGTGCTGACGAGCCTGTGGCCGGACGGTGAGTTGACGCGGCCGTGGCCCTCGCACCTGACGGTGGACAGTTACGTGAGCGTGCTGTGGGGGCGGCCGTTCTTGAGGGTGGTGGCGAACTCGTTGCTGGTGGCGGCGCTGACGACGGGGTTCTGCCTGACGATGGGGGCCGCGGCGGCCTTCGCGCTGGCGAAACTGGAGTTCCGGGGGAGGGGGCTGCTGCTGAGCGCGGCGCTGGCGGTGAGCATGTTCCCGCCGATTGCGACGGTGAGCCCGCTGTACCTGATTCTCCGCGCGGCGGGGTTGCGGGACAGTCTGATTGGACTGGCATTGCCGTATGCGACGTTTGCATTGCCATTGACGCTGTGGGTGTTGACGTCGTTCTTCCGGCAATTGCCAGACGAGCTGTATCGCGCGGCGCGGGTGGACGGGTGCACGCCGTTCCAGGCATTCCGGAGGGTGCTGCTGCCACTGGCGGCGCCGGGACTGGCGACGACGGCGATTCTCGTCTTCATCTTCGCGTGGAACGAGTTCCTCTACGCGCTGACGTTCCTGTCCACGCCGGAGAAGCGCACGGTGCCGGTGGCCATCAGCCTGTTCGCCAGTGAGTACCGTGAGCCGTGGGGCGAGATTGCCGCCGCCTCCGTGGTGGCCACGCTGCCCCTGGTGGTGCTCACGGTGTTGTTCCAGCGGCGGATTGTGTCCGGGCTTACCGCGGGGGCGGTGAAGGAGTAG